gcgaattggaaattcgcttcgcactttgcttcgcgctcactgtgaattcgacctaagtcttctcgaccgcagttgcttgtggagtccatagtaggcacgacttccgctgataattcgcctccggatctcacggctgccGTCGCCAacgagccgagatagacaaagtcttcgactatctccagctcgtcgccgtcgactgtgaccttgttattgctggacaaacgggttcggtcggtctcggatccgcatgccagcatgtacttcgtcttggacgtattgaTCATCatcccaatccttcctgcttcgcgtttcagtttgcggtagatcttctccaccgccgcagatgatctgccaactatatcaatgtcatcggcaaagcagataagttgactggatccgttgaaaatcgtgccgcgcttttcgcccaccgctcgtcgaataacaccttctagcgccacgttgaacatcatgcaggatagaccatcaccttgtcgaagccccctgcgcgattcgaatgaactcgacaattcacccgaaatccgcacacagcactgcgttccatccatcgtcgccttgatcagtctgatcagcttcccggaaaagccgttctcgtccatgattttccatagctcgttacggtcgatcgtgtcgtatgcggctttgaagtcgatgaatagatggtgcgtagggacttggtgttcacggcatttttgaaggatttgccgtaatgtgaatatctggtccgtcgttgaccgtccctccatgaagccggcctgatgacttcccacgaatctgtttgcttgtggcgttaggcggcggagtaggattcgggacaacactttgaaggcggcattgaggacagtgattgcTCGGTAGttcggactatcaaccggtgaaggcaatcggccaacttgtccaggcccattttgatgagttcagctgcgatgccatccttcccagccgacttgtttttattcagctggcgaatggcttccttaacttcactcatcgttgggagtggcccctctacgtcgttggctacgccggcgatgtaccttcccccaccgtcttgatctcctgcatgtgcgccgttcaggtgttcatcaaagtgctgcttccaccttgtgatcacctcacgattgtccgtcaggatgccccgtccttatcccggcacatttcggcttgcggcacggagcctttgcgggatgcgttgaatttctgatagaactttcgtgtttcttgggaacgatgcagctgctccagctcctcgagctcctcctcctcctcctcttcgtccatcactctCCTACACTCCTCCGCAGCACTTTTGATGGCTGTCTccatggtatcccaacagttcTCGAGAgaggcttcgtcaagctcgccctctgccggcaacgctgcttcgaccgattgcgcgtagtctgccgcgacctcaggttgtgattgtgattgcgtttgatacggtgatctccaggtgtacttgtgtgggaggcggtgctggaaaaaggtactacgtacggccgtTCGTTTGGAAGCGGCGAAAtctataagtctgaggccgttttcgttagtcagctggtgcgcactgaaccttccaattgtcggtttgaattcctcctcctggccgacctgagcattaaaatccccgatgacgatcttgatatcatgtttcgGGCAACGGTCgaattcacgctccagctgcgcgtaaaattcgtctttgtcctcaccggtacttccgaggtgagggctgtgcacgttgatgatgctgatgttgaagagccggcccttgattctcaaccggcacattcgtgagttgatcggccaccacccgatcacgcgcttttgcatcttttccattactataaaagctgttccaagcttgtgtgtgttgccgcagctcgtCAATGTAGAAAATCGATTAAAATGAACAGAGCCAAATCAAGGTTTTAATCTTTTTACGGCGCTCTAGTAGATTTTTGAACTAAGAGCTAAATTCCGCCCAGAAAACGGTTATTTACATAATCTGGCAACATCTTCGGTACCAATAActgctgcggttagcgcactatGTACCTAAATATCAGACTAACATGTccaaataaagtctgcttcatttaatattggaacaaattcttttgctcattgtggcgctcctagtggacggatttggaaacttttttcacccacgtgtcgggaaattcattacctttcaccatgtatttatgtcataacacaaaacgatagcattttgtaaacaaccgccatggaagccgaacggagagatcaaattgtgcacagttttcttgaaaatccattgttgtcggcatcgaagctagctaaacagcttaaaatgcccagaaataccgtatggcgtgttatcaagcagtacaaggaaacattgacgacggctcggaagccgcattcgaagcgtcggagtggaactgtcgaccggaaactgcgtgggaaagtcatcaaggccgtcaagaggaatcccaatctttcagaccgcggtttggccaataagttccaggccgctcaccgTACGCAcagtgcgacgaattcgtctccgggaaggaataaggtcattccgagccagcaaacagccaaatcggacgctgaagcagaacaatgtggccagaatccgtgctcgaaagctgtacgaccaagtgctgaccaagttcgacggatgtaaagtctgcttcatttaatattggaacacaaacaattgcgtgtagttcagtcatttattaacgaattcataatttgtttttcatacaaatgtagcattttcttaactctttcataaaaaaaattaaaaaaattattcattgctgtttcgaagaaattctcttactcgtactcgtaagaaaactgtgcacaatttgatctctccgttcggcttccatggcggttgtttacaaaatgctatcgtttggtgttatgacataaatacatggtgaaaggtaatgaatttcccgacacgtgggtgaaaaaagtttccaaatccgtccactaggagcgccacaatgagcaaaagaaatttgttccaatattaaatgaagcagactttactatTGAAAGTTCTTGAAGCGTATTTCGCGatgttcataaaaatatttctcgattttctCAGAATTTGTTATAAACAAAGAGTGACCTCTTATAACAATCCACAGAATTATGATGACCGAAGCGTATACCAGCATGGATATGATAATGCGTTTCTACGAATCCGATGACCGCACGGAACAACGGGCCCATTTCCCGTTCAACTTCGCCATGATCACTGAGCTGAACGACCGCTCCAATGCCCGGGACTTCAAGTATGTCATCGACCGGGGCCTGGAAAACAAACCTCGAGGAAAAATCACCAACTGGGTTGTAAGTATGGCATTTCATCTGAAATAAGCCGaatatttcattcattttcttaTTAATTTTCCGCAGCTCGGTAACCACGATCAACCTCGAGTTGGTAGCCGATATGGACCGGAACGGATCGACGGGATGTTACTGATGCTCCTCACTCTCCCCGGAGTAGCAGTAACATACTATGGAGAAGAGATCGGTATGCTCGATTACCGGGACATTTCCTACGAAGACAGTAGGGATCCTCAAGGATGTAACGTGGGACCAGAGGCTTACAAATTTAAATCCCGGGATCCCCAGCGTACCCCTTTTCAGTGGGATGATACCTTCAATGCTGGGTTTTCCGCAGCAAATAGAACTTGGCTTCCGCTTAATCCTTACTTCCGTCAGTTCAACTTGAGGAAGCAACAAGAGGCCGACGAAAGTACCTATAAATTCTATGTGGAAACTGCGAAACTTCGTAAAAACAAAGTACTAACCCATGGACATTTCAAATCACGAGCGTTAGAAGAAAATGTGTTTGCTTTCGTTCGATATTTGAAACCAGAAGATGATCCGGAAAAAATGTACGAACCCTACTTGATAACGGTTGTAAATTTAGCCGCCGACACCGTGGAAGTTGATGTGAATGCGTTATATGAACTTGGAAACAGTTCATTCGTCCGGTTGACTGGAACGAAGTCTCGTTATTTCAAAGGCCAGCCGGTTAATCCAAACAATCTTTTACTGGGACCGTACGAGTCTTTGGTGCTAGCGGAGTCAGGAGCATTGAGAAatattgtgtcttttttgtttatAGTATGTGCCACtttaatgaaattcattttcaattagAACATCTCTAGGCTAAGGCTTATAAGTGTTTTATAAATTAATGACATGCATGGTGTTTAGCAATTAatactaaaatttataaaattctataATCAAACTGGAATCATTTAAAATCTCACTGTTTGTTCTCTTTCGATACCTCTCTACTTTTCATTAGAAATAGCATACGGATACTTTTGACAAAACGAATACTATTTTTCGATCGGAAAATGTGTTGATTATCACGAGTGAATCATAAGTAGCGCAGCGTTTATGTAATAGCGTACAGAATTATattggtttttttattattgtttcaaCATCAAgctcttcaaaaatttttaaaccaacaATATCTTTTTAGTTGTTACTAAAAACATTatagtaaaaatttataatttttcatcgaaacattcGCATACCTTCAATGTTTCCCGCATTCTCCGTTTCAAGAAATTAATTCATGCGCGGGAGCTGTTTAATATTCTGGAGACCAACTCATGTAGCCGAAATCCGGACAAGGAgccgaaaaaataaatttcaattcactttGATAAAGCGCCCGCTCACCCCTTGCAGTAAAAGAAATCTTATGACCAATCTTCAGGAACCTCCCAATTCTGAGTGTCGTTCGTGATAAGGCAATTAAAATTCATAGCCATTTTTACGGCACATCCGGAAAATTACTGTCTTCTTCGAATCGACTCATTTGTCGCTGGTGGTCTTCCTTTTTCTCCCTTCGCCTTCGACAAATGATATCCGACTGGTTAAAAATGGGGGAGGCTGCGTTCAATGGCTGCTTCCGAATCGTATAAATTTGACCCATTCCGAACAACCCTCCTCGTCTGCATTGGTGTTGTCTcagtgataaatttttaaaaacacttcCGCCCCACCGCAACGTGATGTTCTGTTGCTCGGGTAGAAATAAGGAATTCGGCCAAGGAATTCCATACAATGCTTTCATTTAGACAGACAgtctttttaagtttttttttgtcttgataTAAAAGCATAATTACTGTTTTCGCATATccataatatttcaaaaagtgaaTCATGCCCCTAATACATAGCCACTCCTGAATGAGTTTTTCTAACTGGGTTAGTCTGAGAGGCGAATGAAGGAAAAAATCTTCTGAGTTTCATATCCAGGGTAAATTGAAcggaaacaataaaattaaacaattatcTGATAAGACAGGAGCATGGACAGGTCAATTGACCATATCATGATTCTAGCAAAAGAGAAATTTATCCCTTCAAGTGCAAATTTCAGAAGGAGAAGTTCTCCGTTAAAATAACTAACCCTGAAC
This sequence is a window from Uranotaenia lowii strain MFRU-FL chromosome 3, ASM2978415v1, whole genome shotgun sequence. Protein-coding genes within it:
- the LOC129753141 gene encoding maltase 1-like: MKLLSILTLFAVTVSVISELPEKDWWETALFYQVYPRSFFDTNADGVGDIQGVTEKLQYLVDTGFDAAWLSPVFKSPQRDFGYDVSNFMEVDELFGTNEDLEKLFEEAQRLGIRIVLDFVPNHSSIEHWWFKQSELGIEPYKDYYVWHPGKPVLGQIKPDVPNNWRSVFYGSAWEWSSVRKEYYLHQFEVGQPDLNFRNPAVIAEFDEILRFWMGKGAAGFRVDAVNHMFEDDQFRDEPIADPSDPLSYGYTNHMYTNNLLETYNVIGHWRKVIDEYKEQNNRETIIMMTEAYTSMDMIMRFYESDDRTEQRAHFPFNFAMITELNDRSNARDFKYVIDRGLENKPRGKITNWVLGNHDQPRVGSRYGPERIDGMLLMLLTLPGVAVTYYGEEIGMLDYRDISYEDSRDPQGCNVGPEAYKFKSRDPQRTPFQWDDTFNAGFSAANRTWLPLNPYFRQFNLRKQQEADESTYKFYVETAKLRKNKVLTHGHFKSRALEENVFAFVRYLKPEDDPEKMYEPYLITVVNLAADTVEVDVNALYELGNSSFVRLTGTKSRYFKGQPVNPNNLLLGPYESLVLAESGALRNIVSFLFIVCATLMKFIFN